The following proteins are co-located in the Streptomyces bottropensis ATCC 25435 genome:
- a CDS encoding tetratricopeptide repeat protein, which produces MRDSHRGEAEGLLVRAVEEEVRRSGGRTDGVVLLGRARAALDTMARNAAEEYEAYTRALDESQAGRLTFGQRYAKEGAGTALLVAGVAAGTAVVADLSFGVGAGTAVSTGLIVGIASAVATVLKVTASHVPAAHHRAGALSQPGGPEQLRLQWLTALEVRGIRPFLDQQRVLAASTPKKKAPQLRGADKSAAARRRNVLEQSFLQIPEADDRFAGRRTELGRIRQWVQAARAETETRPTVVVLHGAPGSGRTALAVRATHELRDYFRGACVVDLRADSPEEIPLSTRDALMHLLNRLGAPRDQLLFRERTSQDQQVKRLSELYHQHLAAVPVTIVLDDASDPEQVRALVPERSDSLVLVTARSALALPADLPAWVHELPVEALDGKGALELLETTASEPGVLSSAPPAQAYGGSSSAGSVTAIDPHAHTAEPLARIRELCGGLPLALRVAGSSLGPRTPGQLATELGAYGPVEPVERALWLRYTDQSDLSRRLLRRLALAGRASLGAAAAASLLATDETEATRHLTALARAGLIDHVHGNRYRLHDLVRAFAHARLLDEEEPSERTAAQERLIVTYADLADSVLRLVDGNMSTRSDRFGQHGFVSLDEALRWLDDETSFITSTLRHAEGVNQAAVLSLLGALCDYCLLRGDLYRLGELSELAQSVDQGLLTRSVQWRTGIAARQLGELDKARTTLASVVGLYRETNHDAGAARALCSLGITLHHQGNLTEAAEKLLEALQLQSAPQLAADRAWTMHALAAVERDRSHLADSLDLLTRALVIHRQQESLHGEGWAYFQLGQLLLRMGEIPRAESELRTALDLFGRTRDARGQAWSMTQLARARLVAGDPSAAVDGLRQALSRHRDNEDARGEAWSGYYLGQALEETGTLDQAVRELERSRTMFSRMRDVYGLACARHHSARVTRDQRAVQTGSLRNSGFARQLLVDARADFQRIGVAHGEAWTCLELAVVDAGNARTPQALALCEEATRLFTSYGDRRGEDWARFLKCTLLPYAAPGGVEIGTAVAQEDLAHLSRTAHPLRDEKLTEYIEAYGLLLERGVNLESGWRAWTLGMVPNRHAREVMGVPVTGVTGGHG; this is translated from the coding sequence ATGCGGGACAGCCACCGGGGGGAGGCCGAAGGGCTGTTGGTCCGGGCGGTCGAGGAGGAGGTCCGCAGGTCGGGCGGCCGTACCGACGGGGTGGTGCTCCTGGGCCGCGCCCGCGCCGCGCTGGACACGATGGCCCGCAACGCGGCGGAGGAGTACGAGGCGTACACCCGCGCACTGGACGAGTCACAGGCCGGCCGGCTCACCTTCGGCCAGCGCTACGCGAAGGAGGGCGCCGGAACCGCCCTGCTGGTGGCGGGCGTTGCCGCGGGCACGGCGGTCGTGGCCGACCTCTCCTTCGGCGTCGGCGCCGGCACCGCCGTGAGCACCGGCCTGATCGTCGGCATCGCGAGCGCCGTGGCCACGGTCCTGAAGGTGACGGCCTCCCATGTACCCGCGGCCCATCACCGCGCGGGCGCCCTGAGCCAGCCCGGCGGCCCCGAGCAGCTGCGGCTGCAGTGGCTGACGGCGCTGGAGGTGCGCGGGATACGGCCGTTCCTGGACCAGCAGCGCGTACTCGCCGCGTCCACGCCGAAGAAGAAGGCCCCCCAGCTGCGCGGCGCCGACAAGAGCGCGGCGGCGCGGCGGCGCAACGTGCTGGAGCAGTCGTTCCTGCAGATCCCGGAGGCGGACGACCGCTTCGCGGGCCGGCGCACGGAGCTGGGGAGGATCCGCCAGTGGGTGCAGGCGGCCCGCGCCGAGACCGAGACCCGGCCGACGGTCGTCGTGCTGCACGGCGCGCCCGGCTCCGGTCGTACCGCCCTCGCCGTGCGCGCGACCCACGAGCTGCGGGACTACTTCCGCGGCGCCTGCGTGGTCGATCTGCGCGCCGACAGCCCGGAGGAGATTCCGCTCTCCACCCGGGACGCGCTGATGCATCTGCTGAATCGCCTCGGCGCCCCCCGCGACCAGCTCCTCTTCCGTGAGCGCACCTCACAGGACCAGCAGGTCAAGCGGCTCAGCGAGCTGTACCACCAGCATCTGGCGGCCGTGCCGGTGACGATCGTCCTCGACGACGCCTCCGACCCCGAGCAGGTCCGCGCCCTCGTCCCCGAGCGCTCCGACAGCCTCGTCCTGGTCACCGCCCGCTCCGCGCTCGCCCTGCCCGCCGACCTGCCCGCCTGGGTCCACGAGCTCCCGGTCGAGGCGCTCGACGGGAAGGGCGCGCTGGAACTCCTGGAGACGACGGCCTCGGAGCCCGGGGTACTGTCCTCGGCTCCGCCGGCACAGGCGTACGGCGGCTCGTCCTCGGCGGGCTCCGTGACAGCGATCGACCCGCACGCGCACACCGCCGAACCCCTCGCCCGGATCCGGGAGCTGTGCGGCGGCCTGCCCCTCGCCCTGCGCGTCGCCGGTTCCTCGCTCGGCCCGCGCACGCCGGGCCAACTGGCCACGGAACTGGGTGCCTACGGCCCGGTCGAGCCGGTCGAACGGGCCCTGTGGCTCCGCTACACCGACCAGTCGGACCTCTCCCGCAGACTGCTGCGCCGCCTGGCGCTGGCCGGGCGCGCCTCCCTGGGCGCGGCGGCTGCCGCCTCCCTCCTCGCCACCGACGAGACGGAGGCGACCCGCCACCTCACCGCGCTGGCCCGCGCGGGCCTGATCGACCATGTCCACGGCAACCGCTACCGCCTGCACGACCTGGTCCGCGCCTTCGCCCACGCCCGGCTCCTGGACGAGGAGGAGCCGAGCGAGCGCACCGCCGCGCAGGAACGCCTGATCGTCACCTACGCCGACCTCGCCGACTCCGTCCTGCGTCTGGTCGACGGCAACATGTCGACCCGCTCGGACCGCTTCGGCCAGCACGGCTTCGTCTCCCTGGACGAGGCGCTGCGCTGGCTGGACGACGAGACCAGCTTCATCACCTCCACGCTCCGGCACGCGGAGGGCGTGAACCAGGCGGCGGTTCTCAGCCTCCTCGGAGCGCTGTGCGACTACTGCCTGCTGCGCGGCGACCTCTACCGCCTCGGTGAGCTGAGCGAGCTGGCCCAGTCGGTCGACCAGGGCCTGCTGACCCGCTCGGTGCAGTGGCGTACGGGTATCGCGGCCCGTCAGCTGGGCGAGCTGGACAAGGCCCGCACGACGCTCGCCTCGGTCGTCGGCCTCTACCGGGAGACCAACCACGACGCGGGCGCCGCCCGTGCCCTGTGCTCGCTCGGCATCACCCTGCACCACCAGGGCAATCTGACCGAGGCGGCGGAGAAGCTCCTGGAGGCGCTCCAGCTCCAGTCGGCCCCCCAACTGGCGGCGGACCGCGCCTGGACGATGCACGCCCTGGCGGCGGTGGAACGCGACCGCTCCCATCTGGCGGACTCCCTGGACCTGTTGACCCGCGCCCTGGTCATCCACCGCCAGCAGGAGTCCCTGCACGGCGAGGGCTGGGCGTACTTCCAGTTGGGTCAACTGCTGCTGCGCATGGGCGAGATACCGCGCGCGGAGAGCGAACTGCGCACCGCCCTGGACCTCTTCGGCCGGACCCGCGACGCCCGGGGCCAGGCCTGGTCCATGACCCAGCTCGCCCGCGCCCGCCTCGTCGCCGGTGACCCCTCCGCCGCCGTCGACGGTCTTCGCCAGGCCCTGTCGCGCCACCGCGACAACGAGGACGCCCGCGGCGAGGCCTGGAGCGGCTACTACCTCGGCCAGGCACTGGAGGAGACCGGCACCCTCGACCAGGCGGTCCGCGAGCTGGAGCGCTCCCGCACGATGTTCTCCCGCATGCGGGACGTCTACGGTCTGGCCTGCGCAAGACATCATTCGGCCCGCGTCACCCGCGACCAGCGGGCCGTCCAGACCGGCTCGCTGCGCAACTCCGGCTTCGCCCGCCAACTGCTGGTCGACGCCCGCGCGGACTTCCAGCGCATCGGCGTCGCCCACGGCGAGGCCTGGACCTGCCTGGAGCTGGCCGTGGTGGACGCGGGCAACGCCCGCACCCCCCAGGCCCTGGCCCTCTGCGAGGAGGCGACCCGCCTCTTCACCTCCTACGGCGACCGCCGCGGCGAGGACTGGGCCCGCTTCCTCAAGTGCACCCTGCTGCCGTACGCGGCCCCCGGCGGCGTCGAGATCGGCACCGCCGTCGCCCAGGAGGACCTGGCCCACCTCTCCCGCACCGCCCACCCGCTGCGCGACGAGAAACTCACCGAGTACATCGAGGCGTACGGGCTGCTGCTCGAACGGGGCGTGAACCTGGAGAGCGGCTGGCGCGCCTGGACCCTCGGCATGGTCCCGAACCGCCACGCGCGGGAGGTGATGGGGGTACCGGTGACGGGCGTCACGGGCGGGCACGGGTGA
- a CDS encoding thioredoxin domain-containing protein has protein sequence MANRLAHETSPYLLQHADNPVDWWPWSAEAFEEARRRGVPVLLSVGYSSCHWCHVMAHESFEDGETAEYLNAHFVNIKVDREERPDVDAVYMEAVQAATGQGGWPMTVFLTPDGEPFYFGTYFPPAPRHGMPSFRQVLEGVRAAWADRRDEVAEVAGKIVRDLAGRELKFAAVDVPGEDELAQALLGLTREYDAARGGFGRAPKFPPSMVIEFLLRHAARTGSEGALQMARDTCERMARGGIYDQLGGGFARYSVDREWVVPHFEKMLYDNALLCRVYAHLWRATGSELARRVALETADFMVRELRTNEGGFASALDADSDDGTGTGKHVEGAYYVWTPEQLTEVLGEEDARLAAHHFGVTEEGTFEEGASVLQLPQREGVFDADKIESIRERLLAARVRRPAPGRDDKVVAAWNGLAVAALAETGAYFDRPDLVDAAIAAADLLVRLHLDERARLARTSKDGRVGANAGVLEDYADVAEGFLALASVTGEGVWLEFAGFLLDHVLVRFVDEESGALYDTASDAEKLIRRPQDPTDNATPSGWSAAAGALLGYAAHTGSEPHRTAAERALGVVKALGPRAPRFIGWGLATAEALLDGPREVAVLGPQGHPGTRELHRTALLGTAPGAVVAVGPPDSDELPLLADRPLVGGEPTAYVCRNFTCDAPTTDVDRLRTALGVASTG, from the coding sequence ATGGCGAATCGACTGGCCCACGAGACCTCCCCCTACCTCCTCCAGCACGCCGACAACCCGGTCGACTGGTGGCCCTGGTCGGCCGAGGCGTTCGAGGAGGCGCGGCGGCGGGGCGTGCCGGTGCTGCTCAGCGTGGGGTATTCGAGTTGCCACTGGTGCCATGTGATGGCCCACGAGTCGTTCGAGGACGGAGAGACCGCCGAGTACCTGAACGCCCACTTCGTCAACATCAAGGTCGACCGCGAGGAGCGCCCCGACGTCGACGCCGTGTACATGGAGGCCGTGCAGGCGGCGACCGGGCAGGGTGGCTGGCCCATGACCGTGTTCCTGACGCCGGACGGGGAGCCCTTCTACTTCGGGACCTACTTCCCGCCGGCGCCCCGGCACGGGATGCCGTCCTTCCGGCAGGTGCTGGAGGGCGTGCGGGCCGCCTGGGCCGACCGGCGGGACGAGGTCGCCGAGGTCGCCGGGAAGATCGTGCGGGACCTGGCCGGGCGGGAGCTGAAGTTCGCGGCGGTCGACGTGCCCGGGGAGGACGAGCTGGCGCAGGCGCTGCTGGGGCTCACCCGGGAGTACGACGCGGCGCGCGGCGGGTTCGGCAGGGCGCCCAAGTTCCCGCCGTCGATGGTGATCGAGTTCCTGCTGCGGCACGCGGCGCGCACCGGTTCCGAGGGCGCGCTGCAGATGGCGCGGGACACGTGCGAACGTATGGCCCGCGGCGGCATCTACGACCAGCTCGGCGGCGGCTTCGCCCGGTACTCCGTCGACCGGGAGTGGGTCGTGCCGCACTTCGAGAAGATGCTGTACGACAACGCCCTGCTCTGCCGGGTCTACGCCCATCTGTGGCGGGCCACCGGCTCCGAACTCGCCCGGCGCGTCGCGCTGGAGACGGCCGACTTCATGGTCCGTGAACTCCGGACGAACGAGGGCGGGTTCGCCTCCGCGCTGGACGCCGACAGCGACGACGGCACCGGTACCGGGAAGCACGTCGAGGGCGCCTACTACGTCTGGACGCCCGAGCAGCTGACCGAGGTGCTCGGCGAGGAGGACGCGCGGCTCGCCGCGCACCACTTCGGGGTCACGGAGGAGGGCACCTTCGAGGAGGGGGCGTCCGTGCTGCAACTCCCGCAGCGCGAGGGCGTGTTCGACGCCGACAAGATCGAGTCGATCCGGGAGCGGCTGCTCGCGGCGCGGGTGCGCCGCCCCGCTCCCGGCCGGGACGACAAGGTGGTCGCCGCCTGGAACGGGCTGGCCGTCGCCGCGCTCGCCGAGACCGGCGCCTACTTCGACCGCCCCGACCTGGTGGACGCCGCGATCGCCGCCGCCGACCTCCTCGTACGCCTGCACCTGGACGAGCGGGCGCGGCTTGCGCGGACCAGCAAGGACGGTCGGGTGGGGGCCAACGCGGGGGTGCTGGAGGACTACGCGGATGTCGCGGAGGGGTTCCTGGCGCTGGCCTCGGTCACGGGGGAGGGCGTGTGGCTGGAGTTCGCGGGGTTCCTGCTCGACCATGTGCTCGTGCGGTTCGTCGACGAGGAGTCGGGGGCGCTGTACGACACCGCCAGTGACGCGGAGAAGCTGATCCGGCGGCCGCAGGACCCGACCGACAACGCCACGCCCTCCGGGTGGAGCGCGGCGGCCGGGGCGCTGCTCGGCTATGCCGCCCACACCGGCTCCGAGCCGCACCGGACCGCCGCGGAGCGGGCGTTGGGCGTGGTGAAGGCGCTGGGGCCGCGTGCGCCGAGGTTCATCGGGTGGGGTCTGGCGACCGCCGAGGCGTTGCTCGACGGGCCGCGCGAGGTGGCGGTCCTCGGGCCGCAGGGGCATCCGGGGACGCGGGAACTGCACCGGACGGCGTTGCTGGGGACCGCGCCGGGTGCGGTGGTCGCCGTCGGACCCCCGGACAGCGACGAACTGCCGCTGCTGGCCGACCGTCCGCTCGTCGGCGGTGAACCGACCGCGTATGTCTGCCGAAATTTCACCTGTGACGCTCCCACGACCGATGTCGACCGGTTGCGGACGGCTCTGGGGGTGGCCTCGACCGGCTGA
- a CDS encoding glycosyltransferase, with the protein MAAFTLWWQMHAWRTPEVLASTRFSRPDGDEHVSFSLLLPARHEQAVLDHTIQRLLESSHDDFEIIVIVGHDDPETTAVARTAEGRDPRVRVVVDHHEKKNKPRAMNTALPHCRGDVVGVFDAEDQVHPELLSHVDHAFRTTGADVVQGGVQLINFHSSWYSLRNCLEYFFWFRSRLHLHAQKGFIPLGGNTVFVRTGVLREADGWDPDCLAEDCDLGVRLSSVGKKVVVAYDSAMVTREETPGSLMSLMKQRTRWNQGFLQVYRKKDWKQLPGFRQRLLARYTLMTPYLQAFSGVVIPLNVAVAIFLDVPVGVAFITFLPAVTALVTFVFEVVGLHDFGKQYGLRVRFVHYVKLIVGGPFYQVLLAIAAVRAVWREQRGDNDWELTSHVGAHLAHVNREDVPA; encoded by the coding sequence ATGGCGGCCTTCACTCTGTGGTGGCAGATGCACGCGTGGCGCACGCCCGAAGTGCTCGCCTCCACCCGGTTCAGCAGACCGGACGGCGACGAACACGTGTCGTTCTCACTGCTGCTGCCCGCACGTCATGAACAGGCCGTGCTGGACCACACCATCCAACGACTGCTCGAATCGAGCCACGACGACTTCGAGATCATCGTGATCGTCGGACACGACGACCCGGAGACCACCGCGGTGGCCCGGACGGCCGAGGGGCGTGACCCCCGGGTCCGCGTGGTCGTCGACCACCACGAGAAGAAGAACAAGCCCAGGGCCATGAACACGGCGCTGCCGCACTGCCGCGGCGACGTCGTCGGCGTCTTCGACGCGGAGGACCAGGTCCATCCCGAACTGCTGTCCCACGTCGACCACGCCTTCCGCACCACGGGCGCGGACGTCGTGCAGGGCGGGGTGCAGCTCATCAACTTCCACTCCAGCTGGTACAGCCTGCGCAACTGCCTGGAGTACTTCTTCTGGTTCCGCTCCCGGCTGCATCTGCACGCGCAGAAGGGGTTCATCCCGCTCGGCGGCAACACCGTCTTCGTCCGGACCGGCGTCCTGCGGGAGGCCGACGGCTGGGACCCCGACTGCCTCGCCGAGGACTGCGACCTGGGCGTCCGGCTGTCGAGCGTCGGCAAGAAGGTCGTCGTCGCCTACGACTCCGCCATGGTGACCCGGGAGGAGACCCCCGGCAGCCTGATGTCGCTGATGAAGCAGCGCACCCGCTGGAACCAGGGCTTCCTCCAGGTCTACCGGAAGAAGGACTGGAAGCAACTCCCCGGCTTCCGGCAGCGGTTGCTGGCCCGCTACACGCTGATGACGCCGTATCTCCAGGCCTTCTCCGGGGTGGTCATCCCGCTCAACGTGGCCGTCGCGATCTTCCTCGACGTCCCCGTCGGCGTCGCCTTCATCACCTTCCTGCCGGCCGTCACCGCCCTCGTCACCTTCGTGTTCGAGGTCGTCGGACTGCACGACTTCGGCAAGCAGTACGGCCTCCGCGTTCGGTTCGTCCACTACGTCAAGCTGATCGTCGGCGGCCCCTTCTACCAGGTGCTCCTCGCCATCGCCGCCGTACGCGCGGTGTGGCGTGAGCAACGTGGCGACAACGACTGGGAGCTGACCAGTCACGTCGGCGCACATCTCGCGCACGTGAACCGAGAGGACGTTCCTGCGTGA
- a CDS encoding ArnT family glycosyltransferase, whose translation MTSTLPAATKTEVKVPAQRTAAPVTGSTGRTTASASPPTAPTRLRDSRPDLILCALLLVAIMIVQGWNIADYPALSDDEGTYLAQAWAVQEGRGLAHYTYWYDHPPLGWIQLAVLTWIPAQLAPESMTVGSMRVVMLAVSAVSAVLVYVLGRRLSLPRWAAGLGMVLFGLSPLSVVLQREIFLDNIAVMWTLLAFCLAASPSRHLWHHFGAGLAAAAAVLTKETMLLVLPAVLLTMWRHSHRDTRKFALTGAVTACVLIGASYPLFALLKGELFPGAGHVSLWDGIVYQMSRPGSGFILTEGTGSYGVLQSWLYYDRVLPLGGLAGALLLLVTWRWSVTARALAGPALAVAILAGMALRPGYLPAMYVLQALPFLALVLAGGTASVAHGVLRRGRGAAEIRPLTWARYTVAVALAALATVYVAPRWYEGNHTAMTFDANVPYREAAEWLGREVDDPEGTRVLVDDALWLDLVHEGYEPGLGVIWFYKADLDPAVTKTMPRGWRDLDYVVASPTVRRDAVDLPNVRSAMENSTPVATFGTGEDRIEIRRIDTAGGDDRARGTGEADTDRVRDTEAAGGDR comes from the coding sequence GTGACCTCCACACTTCCCGCGGCGACCAAGACAGAGGTCAAGGTCCCCGCGCAACGGACAGCTGCGCCCGTAACCGGTTCGACCGGTCGAACGACCGCGTCCGCTTCCCCTCCGACCGCACCGACGCGGCTGCGCGACTCGCGCCCCGACCTGATCCTCTGCGCTCTCCTCCTCGTCGCGATCATGATCGTGCAGGGGTGGAACATCGCCGACTACCCGGCCCTCAGCGACGACGAGGGCACCTATCTCGCGCAGGCCTGGGCCGTGCAGGAGGGCAGAGGGCTCGCCCACTACACCTACTGGTACGACCACCCGCCCCTCGGCTGGATCCAGCTCGCCGTCCTGACCTGGATCCCCGCCCAGCTCGCCCCCGAGTCGATGACCGTCGGCTCGATGCGCGTGGTGATGCTGGCGGTCAGCGCCGTCAGCGCCGTCCTCGTCTACGTCCTCGGCCGCCGCCTCTCGCTGCCCCGCTGGGCCGCCGGCCTCGGCATGGTCCTCTTCGGGCTGTCCCCGCTGTCGGTGGTGCTCCAGCGGGAGATCTTCCTCGACAACATCGCGGTGATGTGGACGCTCCTCGCGTTCTGCCTCGCCGCCTCACCGAGCCGTCACCTCTGGCACCACTTCGGAGCCGGGCTGGCGGCCGCCGCGGCCGTGCTCACCAAGGAGACGATGCTCCTGGTCCTGCCCGCCGTGCTGCTCACCATGTGGCGGCACAGCCACCGTGACACCCGGAAGTTCGCCCTCACCGGCGCCGTCACCGCCTGCGTCCTGATCGGCGCCTCGTACCCGCTGTTCGCCCTGCTCAAGGGCGAGTTGTTCCCCGGCGCCGGCCATGTCTCGCTGTGGGACGGCATCGTCTACCAGATGAGCCGCCCCGGCTCCGGCTTCATCCTCACCGAGGGCACGGGCTCGTACGGCGTTCTGCAGTCCTGGCTGTACTACGACCGCGTCCTGCCCCTCGGCGGACTCGCCGGCGCGCTGCTGCTCCTGGTCACCTGGCGCTGGTCGGTGACCGCGCGCGCCCTCGCCGGACCCGCGCTCGCCGTCGCGATCCTCGCCGGCATGGCCCTGCGCCCCGGCTATCTGCCCGCGATGTACGTCCTGCAGGCCCTGCCGTTCCTCGCGCTCGTCCTCGCGGGCGGCACGGCGAGCGTCGCCCACGGCGTCCTGCGCAGAGGCCGGGGCGCTGCGGAGATACGGCCCCTGACCTGGGCGCGCTACACGGTCGCCGTCGCCCTGGCCGCCCTCGCGACGGTGTACGTGGCCCCCCGCTGGTACGAGGGCAACCACACCGCGATGACGTTCGACGCCAACGTGCCCTACCGGGAGGCCGCCGAGTGGCTCGGGCGTGAGGTCGACGATCCCGAGGGCACCCGGGTCCTGGTGGACGACGCGCTCTGGCTGGACCTCGTCCACGAGGGGTACGAGCCGGGGCTCGGCGTCATCTGGTTCTACAAGGCCGACCTCGACCCGGCGGTGACGAAGACGATGCCGCGCGGCTGGCGCGACCTCGACTACGTGGTCGCCTCCCCGACCGTACGGCGCGACGCGGTGGACCTGCCCAACGTCAGGAGCGCCATGGAGAACTCGACGCCGGTCGCCACCTTCGGCACCGGCGAGGACCGGATCGAGATCCGCAGGATCGACACCGCCGGCGGCGACGATCGCGCACGCGGGACCGGGGAGGCGGACACCGACCGCGTCCGCGACACCGAGGCCGCTGGAGGCGACCGATGA
- a CDS encoding glycosyltransferase — protein MNSGSYESTAPGELDDPAVRGVEIPEPGAVTIVIPTFNESANVRELLHRITESVPARLPCEVVFVDDSTDDTPAVIGEAAQDCPFPVTVLHRDEPVGGLGGAVVEGIRAATSDWIVVMDGDLQHPPSLVPELVATGERSSAGLVVASRYIKGGSRAGLAGSYRVAVSRGATWLTKSLFPRRLHGISDPMSGFFAIRRSAVTADILQPLGYKILLELAVRSRPRRVTEVPFVFQDRYAGESKSTAREGLRFLRHLAGLRTASPVARMLVFGLIGVTGFLPNLAGLYALTSAGMHYLPAEILANQLGVLWNFFLIEHLCFRERRRHRKVWDRVGRFALLANADLVLRIPLIALFVGRFGMGALSATALALVTTFVLRFVAVEALVYLPRKASRRGEHGEQKQAERKQAERKQAEQTQAEPARRAV, from the coding sequence ATGAACAGCGGAAGCTACGAGTCCACCGCCCCCGGGGAGCTGGACGACCCGGCCGTCCGCGGCGTCGAGATACCCGAGCCCGGCGCCGTCACCATCGTCATACCCACCTTCAACGAATCCGCCAACGTACGGGAGTTGCTGCACCGGATCACGGAGTCGGTGCCCGCCCGGCTGCCCTGCGAGGTCGTCTTCGTGGACGACTCCACCGACGACACCCCCGCGGTGATCGGCGAGGCCGCGCAGGACTGCCCCTTCCCCGTGACCGTGCTGCACCGCGACGAACCGGTCGGCGGACTCGGCGGCGCGGTCGTCGAGGGCATCAGGGCGGCCACGTCCGACTGGATCGTCGTCATGGACGGCGACCTGCAGCATCCGCCTTCGCTGGTACCGGAGTTGGTGGCGACCGGGGAGCGGTCGTCGGCGGGTCTGGTGGTCGCCTCCCGCTACATCAAGGGCGGGAGCCGGGCCGGGCTCGCGGGCAGCTACCGCGTGGCCGTCTCCCGAGGGGCGACCTGGCTCACCAAGTCCCTCTTCCCCCGCCGACTGCACGGCATCAGCGACCCGATGAGCGGCTTCTTCGCGATCCGCCGCAGCGCGGTCACCGCCGACATCCTCCAGCCGCTCGGCTACAAGATCCTCCTCGAACTCGCCGTGCGCAGCCGCCCCCGCCGGGTCACCGAGGTGCCGTTCGTCTTCCAGGACCGGTACGCCGGCGAGTCCAAGTCCACCGCGCGGGAGGGCCTGCGGTTCCTGCGCCACCTCGCCGGGCTGCGCACCGCCTCGCCCGTGGCCCGCATGCTGGTCTTCGGGCTGATCGGCGTCACCGGCTTCCTGCCGAACCTGGCCGGCCTGTACGCCCTCACCTCGGCCGGCATGCACTACCTCCCCGCCGAGATCCTCGCCAACCAGCTCGGGGTCCTCTGGAACTTCTTCCTCATCGAGCACCTGTGCTTCCGCGAGCGGCGCAGGCACCGCAAGGTGTGGGACCGCGTCGGCCGGTTCGCGTTGCTGGCCAACGCCGATCTGGTGCTGCGCATCCCGCTGATCGCACTGTTCGTCGGCCGGTTCGGGATGGGGGCGCTGTCCGCGACCGCGCTCGCCCTGGTGACGACGTTCGTACTGCGCTTCGTGGCGGTCGAGGCGCTGGTCTATCTGCCGCGAAAGGCGTCTCGCCGTGGGGAGCACGGCGAGCAGAAGCAGGCCGAGCGGAAGCAGGCCGAGCGGAAGCAGGCCGAGCAGACGCAGGCCGAGCCGGCAAGGAGAGCCGTGTGA